The Mycolicibacterium aurum genome segment CGCCGAAGAGGTCGCCGACGACGTTCATGCCGTCCATCAGCGGACCCTCGATCACCTCGATCGGGCGGCCACCGGCGGCGGCGATCTCGGCCCGCAACTCCTCGGTGTCGTCGTCGACGTTGGCGTCGATCCCCTTGACGAGCGCGTGGGTGATCCGTTCGCGAACAGGGAGGCTGCGCCACTCGGCGGCGACGGGATCGTCGGCTTTCTCCGAGGAGTTGAACCGTTCCGCGATCTCCAGCAGCCGTTCGGCGGCGTCCTCGCGACGGTTGAGCACGACGTCTTCGATGCGGTCCCTCAGTTCGGGGTCGATCGAGTCGTAGGGCACCAGCGCGCCGGCGTTGACGATGCCCATGTCCAGTCCGGCCTTGATGGCGTGGAACAGGAACACCGCGTGGATCGCCTCGCGGACGGGATTGTTGCCACGGAACGAGAACGAGACGTTCGAGATACCTCCGGAGATGTGCACCCCGGGCAGGTTCTCCTTGATCCAGGCGCACGCCTCGATGAAGTCGATCCCGTAGGTCGCGTGCTCCTCGATGCCTGTCGCCAGCGCGAAGCAGTTCGGGTCGAAGATGATGTCCTCGGCCGGGAAGCCGACCTCTTCGGTCAGGATCCGGTAGGCGCGGCCGCAGATCTCCTTGCGGCGCTCCAGGTTGTCGGCCTGGCCCTGCTCGTCGAACGCCATTACCACGACGGCGGCACCGTACTTACGGCACAGCCGGGCCTCGCGGATGAACTTCTCCTCGCCCTCCTTCATGGAGATCGAGTTGACGATCGGCTTGCCCTGCACGTTCTTCAGGCCCGCCTCGATGACCTCCCACTTCGAGGAGTCGATCATGACGGGGACGCGGCTGATGTCCGGCTCGGCCGCGATCAGCTTGGTGAACCGGTCCATCGCGGCGACGCCGTCGATCATGCCCTCGTCCATGTTGATGTCGATGACCTGTGCACCGACCTCGACCTGCTGCAGCGCCACCGACAGGGCGGTGTCGTAGTCCTCAGCCTTGATGAGGTTGCGGAACCGGGCGGAACCGGTGATGTTGGTGCGCTCACCGATGTTCACGAACAGCGAGTCGTCGGTGATGTTGAGCGGCTCAAGCCCGGAGAGCCGGGTGGCCACCCCGATCTCCGGCAGCTCACGGGGGGTCTTGCCCTCGACCACCTTGGCGATCTCGGCGATGTGCGGCGGTGCCGTTCCGCAGCACCCACCGACCATGTTGACCAGGCCGGCTTCGGCGAACTCGGCGATGTATCCGGCCTGGGCCTCCGGCGACTCGTCGTACTCGCCGAAGGCGTTGGGCAGACCGGCGTTCGGGTAGCAGGACACGAAGGTGTCCGCGATGCGCGCCACCTCGGCGATGTAGGGCCTCATCTCCGGCGCGCCCAGGGCGCAGTTGAGGCCGACCGCGAGCGGCTTCGCGTGCCGGATCGCATTCCAGAATGCCTCGGTGACCTGGCCGGACAGGGTACGACCGGACGCATCGGTGATGGTGCCCGAGATGATCACCGGCCAGCGGCGTCCGCGTTCCTCGAACAGCGTCTCGACGGCGAACACCGCCGCCTTGGCGTTCAGCGAGTCGAAGATCGTCTCGATGATGATGAGGTCGGAACCGCCGTCGACCAGGCCGTTGGCGGCTTCGAGGTACGCGGCGACCAGCTGGTCGTAGGAGACGTTGCGTGCTCCGGGGTCGTTGACGTCCGGCGAGATCGACGCGGTCCGCGTCGTCGGCCCGATGGCGCCGGCGACGTACCGGGGCTTCTCGGGGGTGCTGAACTCGTCGGCCGCCTTGCGGGCCAGTGCGGCGCCGGCGTAGTTCAGCTCGTAGGCCAGGTCGGCCATGTCGTAGTCGGACAGCGAGACCGCGTTCGCGTTGAACGTGTTGGTCTCCAGGATGTCCGCGCCCGCCTCGAGGTACTCGCGGTGAATCGCCTCGATGATCTGGGGCTGCGTCAAGGTCAGCAGGTCATTGTTGCCCTGAAGGGCCGTCGGCCACTCCGTGAACCGGTCGCCGCGGTATCCGGCCTCGTCGGGCCGGTCCCGCTGGATGGCGGTGCCCATGGCGCCGTCGATCACCATGATCCGCTGCCGCAGGGCCGCCGTCAGTTCGTCGGTGCAGTCGGGGCGGATGTTCGGCGCGAAAGTGTCCGACGCAGCGGTGGTGGACGTAGAGGCAGTCACGTGCGCTCCTTCCATTGCGGAAGGCGTCCTTGACTCTGCCGAGCGTGGCGGATACGGGCATGACCCGGAACCGTTGCAACGCCTCTCGACCAGGAAAGTCTACGTCGTCACCCGATCGACGTCTGGACGCCCGGCCCAACCCCGGCGCGTCTGGGGGGACCAGCTTCTTTAACCAGCGTGGCGCCGAACCTATTTCGTCTCGCCGCCGGTGCCGGCCTCGCACTCATCGTCGATCGGGCCGGTCACACAGCCAGGGTAGTCGCCCACGCCGGCCCCGGACGCGAGTCGATGAGCGTCATCGGGCCCATGCAGGGCTTACGCTGGCCTGGTGACCCCCTCGGATTTCAGCGGTCCGAAGCGATCCGACCTGCCCGATCTGCGCGAGACGATCATCGTCGCCGCGTTCGAAGGCTGGAATGACGCCGGTGACGCGGCCAGCGATGCGCTCGAGCACCTGGATGCCATCTGGGAGGCCGACACGCTGGTCGAGATCGACGACGAGGCCTACTACGACTACCAGGTCAACAGACCGGTGATCCGCCAGATCGACGGAGTGACCCGCGAGCTGGTCTGGCCGTCGATGCGGATCTCGCACTGCCGCCCGCCGGGCAGTGACCGCGACATCGTGCTGATGCACGGTGTCGAGCCCAACATGCGCTGGCGCACGTTCTGCGCGGAATTGCTGGCCATCGCCGACAAGCTGAACGTGCAGACCGTCGTCATCCTGGGTGCGCTGCTGGCCGACACCCCGCACACCCGCCCGGTGCCGGTGTCGGGGGCGGCCTACTCGGCGGACTCGGCGAAGACGTTCGGCCTGGAAGAGACCCGCTACGAGGGCCCGACCGGGATCGCCGGGGTGTTCCAGGACGCCTGCGTGCAGGCCGGAATCCCCGCGGTGACGTTCTGGGCCGCCGTCCCGCACTATGTGTCGCAGCCACCGAATCCGAAGGCGACCGTGGCGCTGCTGCGCCGTGTCGAAGATGTCCTCGACATCGAGGTCCCGCTGGCGGACCTGCCCGCGCAGGCCGAGGAGTGGGAGCAGGCCGTCACGGAGATGACCTCCGAGGACGACGAGATCGCCGAGTACGTGCAGTCGCTGGAGGAACGCGGCGACGCCGAGGTCGACATGAACGAGGCGGTGGCCAAGATCGACGGGGACGCGCTGGCCGCCGAATTCGAGCGTTACCTGCGGCGCCGGGGTCCCGGCTACCGCAGCTAGACGCGTCGTCGCGAGCGTGCGTGTCTGCAGCGGACACGCCGTTTCAGAAGCTGACTCCACGCACGCTCAGGGCTCAGGGCTCAGACCTTCTCGGGCTGCGGCGCCTTCCACGTGCCGTTGAGGGCGTCGGGCTTGGGCCAGTACAGTCGCAACACCATCTGGAATGGCCCCTCGGGCGTGGGCAGCCAGTTGGCCTCCCGTTCGATTCCCGGCGACTGGTGCTGGACGTAGAACGTGTAGCCGCCGTCGGGGTCCGGAACCAGGCTGGGCAGCATCGGCGAGTTGATCAGGTAGCGCTTGATCGGGTTCTCCACCAGTTGGCTGGCCGGAAGCTCGTAGACCGTCAGCGACCAGAACGCGTTGACCGGGGGCAACTGGCCGGACGGTATGCGGTAGACGTAGTTGTTGGCCCCGGTGAGCGGCGCACCGGCGGAGTCGTTGAAAGACCCGATATAGAGCGCCTCGTCCTTGGAGTTTCCGTAGATGCCCAGGACAGCGCCTGCCATCCGGTACAGGTAGTTCTGGCCGAGCGTCTCACGGCTTCCCGTGATGTCGGCCGAGGTGACCTTGCCGGTGTCGATCTCGTTCTTCTTGAACGCGTCGAGCTCGGCGTTGGCGTCGGCCATGCCCGCCTCGATCGCGGTGCGCATCTGCGGGCTCAGTGCCTCGGCGTCGAAGTTGCCGTCGGGACCGATGCCGATCGTGGCGAACCGGTCACGGAGCTGCTCCTCCCCGGGAAGTGTCGGTGCGAACTTCATGGCGAAGCTGAGGATCTCGAAGAACTGCGGCGACGTGAGTTGCTGCTCGGGGGTCAGCGGAGGCACGAAGTCGATGGCGGGGACGGGTGCGGGCGACGGCTGGTTCAGGAACACCGACAGCGGCGCGACCTGGTAGCCCGCCTGGATCTTCTTGACCTCGTCGATGTCCGACGGGCCGAAGAGCTGGGTGCGGTACAGCACGAACGCCAGATCGGTGTCGGACCGGATGACCTCGTCGATACCCTCGGGCTTCTCACCCTGCCAGTTCGGCCCGGCCAACAGGAACTTTCCGCCGCCGTTTCCGGTGGTGCGACTGCCGACATAGGCGAAGTTGTAGGTGTATCCGTCGACGAATTGCAGTGAGTAGTAACGGTCTTGCTGGATCGGCGGCACCGTGAGGACGAGCGGCTCGGCGCGCAGGTCGGCACCGACGGCCGAGTACGGGGTGTCCGAGTTGGGGGTCTGGATCGTGGTGTCGTCAGGGGTGTAGACGCGGGCGGTGTTGTGGATCTCGTTCCAGCCGCCCTTGTACTCCGGATCCTGCTTGTCGACGAAGTAGCTGTACTGCACGCGGTAGTTGTCGACCATCGGGAAGCCGTAGATGTAGGCCTCTTTGGCGATAGCACGAGCCTCTTCCGGGCTGACGGCCGCCGCAGCCGGAGGAGCCGCCGACGTCGACGAGGGCTCGTCGTCCTGCTGCGGTGTGTCGGTGGCACAACCGGCCAGCAGCACCAGCGCTGCCAGCAGGACGGTGAGGTTGCGGATCATGGCCGCAACTTACTCCACGGGAAGCGGTTTACAGCTCAACGCCCAGCAGCGCGTCGACAGCCGTGGCGACCGTCTGTCCGGCCGTGGCGTCGTGACCGCCGTAAGTCAGCGCGTCCGTGGCCCAACCATCAAGGGCTGCAAGCGCCTTGGGGGTATCCAGATCGTCGGCGAGGTAGCGGCGCACTCGCGCGACCACGTCGGCGGCATTGGGGGCGGCCGGCAGGGCCGTCGCCTCGCGCCACCGGCGCAGGCGGGTCAGGGCCTCCTCGAGCACGGCAGGACTCCAGAACCGGTCCTCACGGTAGTGGCCCGCGAACAGCCCCAGCCGGACGGCCGCGGGGTCGACGCCGTCGCGCCGAAGTTGCGAGACCAGCACCAGGTTGCCGCGGCTCTTGGACATCTTGTGACCGTCCCAGCCGATCATTCCCGAGTGCACGTAGTGGCGGGCGAAACGGCGTTCCCCGGTGACCGATTCGGCGTGGGCGGCCGAGAATTCGTGGTGCGGGAAGATCAGGTCGCTGCCGCCGCCCTGGATGTCCAGGCCGGTGCCGATGCGGCTGAGCGCGATCGCGGCGCACTCGACATGCCAGCCGGGGCGTCCCGGCCCGAACGGCGACGGCCAACTGGGTTCCCCCGGCCGGGCGGCCAGCCACAGCAGGGCATCCAGCGGGTCGGCCTTGCCCGCCCGGTCCGGGTCGCCACCCCGTTCACGGAACAGCGCCATCATGGTGTCGCGGTCGTAGCCGGACTCGTAGCCGAACTGCAGTGTGGCGTCGGCGTGGAAGTAGACGTCGGGGTACTGCGGGTCGTCCACCACGTAGGCGGCACCGGAGGCGAGCAGCTTCTCCACCAGCTCGATGACCTCGGCGATGGCGTCCGTCGCGGCCACGTAGTCACGGGGCGGTAGCACCCGCAGCGCGGCCATGTCCTCACGGAACAGGTCGGTCTCGCGGTCGCCGAGCTCGCGCCAGCCGATGCCGTCGCGGTGGGCGCGCTCGAACAGTGGATCGTCGACGTCGGTGATGTTCTGCACGTAGTGCACGTCATGGCCCCCGTCCAGCCACAGCCGGTGCACCAGGTCGAACGTCAGGTAGGTGGCGGCGTGACCGAGATGGGTGGCGTCGTACGGGGTGATGCCGCACACGTACATGGTGGCGGTGTCGCCCGCGGCCACGGGCCGCACCTGACGGTCCGCGCTGTCGTACAACCGCAGCTGCGGTCCACGTCCCGGCAGCACCGGAATCTTCGGCGCCGACCACGATTGCATAGCCTCGACTTTAGACATCGCCCTGTGCGACAGCGTCGAGGGCCGTTTCATTCCCGGTCGCGTCCCGGCCATGGTCCCCGCCAGACCCCCGGCTCACCGGTACGCCGACCAGATCGCCTCCTGCAGGATGCCGGCCACCTCCGGTCGGCACATCAACAGATCCGGAAGGTACGGGTCGGGACGGTTGTAGATCAGCGGCGATCCGTCGAGGCGGGTCGCATGCATACCCGCCGCCCACAGCACGCCCGCCGGCGCGGCCGAATCCCACTCCCACTGGCCTCCGGCGTGCAGGTAGGCGTCGACGTCACCGCGGACCACCGCCATCGCCTTGGCGCCTGCCGAACCGATGCGCACCAGCTGGATGTCGAGTTGCTCGCGGATCCGCCACAGCACGGGCGGCGGACGATTCGAGCTGGCGGTGATCCGGATCGGGCCGTCGGCGCGGGGCGGGGGTGCCGTCACAGTGTCGGTGCGGTAGACCTCGCCGCGTGCCGGCAGCGCCACGGCGGCGTCGGTGATACGCCCCCCGCCGGTCCCGGGGGTGCGCTGCCACAGCGCGATGTGCACCGCCCAGTCGGCACGTCCCGGCATCGAATACTCGTAGGTGCCGTCCACCGGGTCGACGATCCACACCCGGTCGGCGTCTACCCGGGACACGTCGTCGACGGCCTCCTCGGACAGCACCGAGTCGTGCGGTCGCGCGCGGCGCAGCCGGTCCAGGATCAACGTGTTGGCCCTGCTGTCACCGGCGTCGCCCAGGTCGTAGGGATCGTAGAAACCGATCTCCTCGCGCATCGCGAGCAGCATCTCACCGGCCTCGGCGGCCACCTCGGCGGCCAGCGCGGCATCGGTGAGGGTCACCGACGTAGTAGAACATGTCAGAAGGCGGGCCATGGGATCGGGCGTCGCCGGTCTGCGGTGGGCATCACCGGATTGCGCAGCAAGGCAACGACTCTGGCTCTCAGCGCCGCGACTTCGCGTGGCGTGATGTGGCAGCAGAGGTCGGCGCCCAGATCGGCCTTCAGCTTGTCCCCCAGTTTCGCGACGTCGGCCAGCATGTCGTCGTCCACCGGCTTGCCGGACCACCCCCACAGCACGGTGCGCAGCTTGTCCTCGACGTGCAGGGTGACCCCGTGATCGACGCCGTAGACGCCGCCGTCGACCCCGGACAGCACATGACCACCCTTGCGGTCGGCGTTGTTGATCAGCACGTCGAACACGGCGATCCGGCGCAGCCGGTCGTCGTCGGCGTGCACCAGCGTCACCTCGTCGCCTGCGTAGTCGTAGGCCTGCAGCACGGGCAGGAATCCCGCCGGGATCTTGCCGGCAGGCAGCAGATCGATGAGGTCGGGACCGGCCTGCTCCGCGTCGTCCGGATCCTCGTCACCCGGCTGGTCGACCCAGCGTTGCAGCATGCCGGGTCCGGCAGGACCGTCGCGAATGATGGTGTACGGCACCACATTCCAGCCCAGCGCGGCCGACACCAGATAGGAGGCCAGCTCGCGTCCGGCCAGGGTACCGTCCGGGAAATCCCACAGCGGCGCCTCGCCGCGCACCGGCTTGTACACACAGTGCACGGCCTCCCCGGCCAGCGTCGCCTCGCACAGAAACGTTGCGTTGCTCGCAGAACGAATCCGTCCCAGGATGCTCAGCTCGCCACGCTGCAGCACCTCATCGGCACCGGACTCAGGTGTCGTCATCGTCGGACCCGGAAAACAGTTCACCGCGCCGGTAGCCGTTGGTTCGGACGCAGATGTGACCTTCGGGATCCAGCGGCTCATCGCACAACGGGCAGGGTGGACGCCCGGCCGAGATGACCCGGTTGGACCGGCTCGCGAATTGGCGGGCCGATTCGGGACTCAGGAACACCCGAACCGCGTCGGGGCCGTCCTCGGCGTCGTCGAGCACCACCGAGGCGTCGAACTCGGTCTCCGACACCGCGAGGAGCTCGACCACGACGGTCTGTGCCTCCGAATCCCAGCCCAGGCCCATGGTGCCGACCCGGAACTCGGCGTCGACCGGGGTGATCAGCGGGCTCAGATCGTCGACCTCGACCGTCTCCGGCGGGATCGGGGTGCCGAAGCGCCGGTTGATCTCCAGCAGCAGCGCGGCGATCCGCTCGGCGAGCACCGCCACCTGCTGCTTCTCCAGGATGACGGAGATCACCCGCTTGTCGTGGACGGCCTGCAGGTAGAAGGTCCGATTTCCCGGCTGGCCGACAGTCCCGGCCACGAAGCGGTCGGGGGTTCGGAAGACGTGGATTTCGCGGGCCATGGCAATCTCCAAAATACCGGCAACACTGCGGAGAGCGTCATTCGGTGGAACCGCCGATGACCGCGTCCCCGCTGGGGACGTCGCCGTCCTGCGGCTTCTCGGTGGACGGTGGGGCGGGCGGAGTGGTCAGGGTGGAGTTCAACGCCACGCCCGTGTGGTTGACGTGGATCACGAAGGGTCGGAGCGGGGTGTAGCGGATGACGCTGACCGACGCCGGGTCGGCATTGATGCGCTGGAAGCTGTCCAGATGGGTGCCGAGGGCATCGGCCAGCACCGATTTGATGACGTCACCGTGCGTGCACGCCACCCACACCACGTCGGCGCCGTGTTCGGCGGCCAGCCTCCGGTCGTGGTCCCGGATGGCGGCCACCGCGCGAGCCTGCACGGCTGCCAGACCCTCGCCCTCGGGGAACACCGCGGCGCTGGGTTGCTGCTGAACAACCGCCCAGAGCGGCTCTTTGACCAGTTCGCCGATGGTGCGCCCGGTCCAGGATCCGTAGTCGACCTCGACGATGCGTTCGTCGACGACGGGTTGCAGCCCCAGCGCGGCGGCCAGGGGTTCGACGGTGCGTTCACACCGGAGCAGCGGGGAACGCACGATGGCACGGATAGGCAGGTCGCCGAGCCGCTCGACCAGGGCCGCGGCCTGTTCGCGGCCGCGATCGTCGAGGTCGACGCCCTCGGATCGGCCGGCGAGGGTGTGCGCGGTGTTGGAGGTGGAGCGGCCGTGCCGCAACAACAGAACCGTCACTGCGCGGCCACCACCCCGGTCGAGAGCAGAACCAGGACCACGGTGCCCAGGATGATGCGGTAGCCGACGAACCAATACATGCTGTGGCGGACCAGGAAGCGCAGGAACCAGGCCACCGCGGCGAAGCCGACGACGAACGCGATGACCGTGGAGACGAACAGCTGGGCGCCGGTGGCACTCATGCCCTCGCCGGAGGGGTTGAACGCATCGGGCAGCGAGAACAGGCCGGAGGCGAACACCGCGGGGATTGCGAGCAGGAATCCGAACCGCGCGGCGAGCTCACGCTCCATGCCGAGGAACAGGCCCGCACTGATGGTCGCTCCCGACCGTGACACCCCCGGCACCAGCGCGAGGCACTGCGAGAAACCGACGATGACGCTGTCCTTCCACGTGAGCTGCTCGACCTGCCGGCTCTGCCTGCCGACGTACTCGGCGGCCGCGATGACGAACGAGAACACGATCATCGCCGTGGCCACCAGCCAGAGATTGCGCGCGCCCGTGCGAATCTCGTCCTTGAACAGCAGGCCGACCACGCTGATCGGGATGGTGCCGATGATCACCCACCAGCCCAGCCAGTAGTCGGCGTTGCGATCGCCCGCCCGAAACAGACCTGCGAACCAGGCCTTGACGATCCGGACGATGTCGCGGGCGAAGTAGACGAGCACCGCCGCCTCGGTGCCGAGCTGGCTGACCGCGGTGAACGATGCGCCCGCGTCGTCGGTGAAGAACACCCGGGAGGCGATGGCCAGGTGACCAGACGACGACACCGGCAGAAATTCGGTGAGGCCCTGCAGGACCGACAGGACGACGACCTGCAACCACGACATCTCAGGCACCCCCGTCACGACGACGACCGTACCGTGAGGTGGCCCGGGCGGCTCTCAGCGACCGGTACGCGGAACCGGCTGCGCTTCGGCGACGGCGTCCCGCACGGTGGCGATCACGCTGCGCTCATCGGTCATGTCGATGTCGGTGAGCTTGCGGGTGGCCGTGGCCACGATGTCCTCGGCCTGCGGTACCGGGCCGCGAAGGCGGGGACGGTAGATCTCGACGACGAGTGACTGGCGCTCCACGCGGAAAGAAAAGCTGCGCCCGTCTCCGAGCTGGCCGAACCCGCTGGCGTGCACCCCCGTGGTGATGTCCTCTACGGAGAATGCCTGACCAGTAACTTCGCTATCTGTCGCGAGGGTCATGGTATGGACCATACCGCCGTCTGGGCTGCGAGGCGCCCCGGACACTGCCGATCGGGTCCCGTCAGTTGCATAGACTGGCAGTTTCGCCACGATTCCAACCCACCCGACCCGAGAGCCGACCGTTGCTGCGCCACGTCTTTTCGCCAGTTCAGCTGGTACGTCCCGGGGTTGCTGCGCTGGCGCTGGCCCTGATCGCGGGATGTTCGTCGAATCCTGTGGACGCGCCGCCGCGGACCATCCCCGCAGCCGAGGCTGCCGCCTCGCCACCGGCGACCGAACCTTTGCCGGGAGTGCTCGTACCCCTGCCGGGAGGTGGGCAGGCCGCTGCGTTCGACGCGTCGACGAGGTCGCTGCTGGTGCTCTCCCCCGGGCCGGCCGACCGTTCGGTGGTCACCGTCCTCGCCGCGACGGCGCCGCCGAAGACCGTGGAACTGGACGCCACAGCGACCGCACTGGCCGTCGACGGTGACGGCCGGGCGTTCCTCTCGACGCGAGGAGGCTACTTCCGGCTCGATGTCGCGACGGGCGCCGTGTCCCGGGTGGATGTCGACGGCCAGGGCGACGTGGACTTCACCGCGATCGCGCGCCGCGCCGACGGCAGGCTGGTACTGGGCAGCGCAGACGGGGCCGTCTACACGCTGTCCTCGGACACCACCGTCGGCGCGCGTCTGAAGATCTTCGCGCGCGTCGATGCCGTTGTCACACAGGGCGACAGGGCGGTCGTGCTGGACCGCGGACAGACGTCGGTCACGAGTTTGAACAGCGACGGCACCAGCTCCGAGCACGCCCTGCGCGCCGGTGAGGGCGCCACCACGATGGCTGCCGATGCCCAGGGACGGGTACTGGTGGCCGACACCCGCGGCGATGAGCTCCTGGTCTACGGCGTCAACCCGCTGATCCTCCGTCAGCGCTACCCCGTCCCGGATTCGCCCTACGGCCTGACCGGGTCCGGCGACGCGGCCGGGCTCGCGTGGGTGGCACAGACGGCGACGAACACCGTCGTTGGTTACGATCTGGCGACCGGGATCCCCGTCGAGAAGGTGCGATATCGAACCGTGCAGCAACCGAACTCACTTGCCTTCGACGACTCGTCGGGCACCCTGTACGTGGTGTCCGGCTCGGGAGGGGGCGTTCAGGTGATCGAGGGGGCTGCCAAGTGAGCGCGGGCTCGCGGGGCCGGATGCCGGCGGCATGGAGCCAGGCGGTCGCGGAGGACTCCGGCGAATACGAGTGGATCCCGCTGCGTCTCCCACCGGATGTGACACGGGTGAACGCCTCGATCCGGTTGTCCATCGAGGCTGAGTACCGCGGGTGGGAGCTCACCCGGGTGCGGCTCTACACCGACGGCTCGCGCCGGGTGCTTCTGCGGCGGCGAAAGCGCGCCGATGCCCTGCCGGGTCCGGACCAGCCGGCGTTGTGATGTACGCCGCGCTGCGTAAGGCGCTGTTCCTGGTCCCGCCCGAACGTATCCACACGGTGGTGTTCGCGGGACTGCGCGCCGCGACCACGCCCGCACCGCTGCGCAAGCGGCTGGCCGGCCGGCTGGCCCCGCAGGACCCGGTGCTGGCCAGCACCGTCTTCGGGGTGCGCTTCCCCGGACCGCTCGGGCTGGCGGCGGGTTTCGACAAGGACGGCATCGGCGTGCACACGTGGGGCGCCCTCGGCTTCGGCTACGCCGAGATGGGGACCGTCACCGCGCACGCGCAACCGGGTAACCCGGCGCCGCGCATGTTCCGGCTCCCCGCCGACCGGGCGTTACTCAACCGTATGGGTTTCAACAACCACGGCTCCGGTGCGCTGGCATCGCGGCTCACCCGGGCACACTCCGACGTGCCGATCGGTGTCAACATCGGCAAGACCAAGGTGACACCGCCGGAGAAAGCGGCCGACGACTACGCCGAAAGTGCGCGGATCCTGGGACCGTTGGCCGCATACCTGGTCGTGAACGTGAGCTCCCCCAACACCCCGGGACTGCGCGACCTGCAGTCGGTCGAGTCGTTGCGCCCCATCCTCACCGCCGTGCTGGCCCAGACGTCGACGCCGGTGCTGGTGAAGATCGCGCCCGATCTCGCCGATCAGGACATCGACGACATCGCCGACCTCGCAGTCGAACTGGGGCTGGCCGGGATCGTCGCCACCAACACGACGGTGTCGCGCGACGGCCTGGCCACGCCACGGGTCGACGCACTGGGTGCGGGCGGCATCTCCGGGCCTCCCGTCGCGGCCCGCTCCGCGGAGGTGCTGCGCCGGCTGTACGGGCGCGTGGGTGACCGGCTGGTGCTGACCAGCGTCGGAGGCATCGAAACCGCCGACGATGCCTGGGAGCGCATCGTCTCCGGCGCATCCCTGCTTCAGGGATACACCGGATTCGTGTATGGCGGCGGGCTGTGGGCCAAGACCATCCATGACGGCATCGCACGCCGCCTGCACGAGAACGGATTTCGCAGCCTGACCGAAGCGGTCGGCTCGGCCACGCGCTCCCAGTAGGTGCGAGTGTGTCGCGCGGCTAATTCTGCTCGTACGTGCCGGTAATGAGCGCGCGCGCGATCGCGTGGCTGAACAGGTTGAAGCCCAGGTAGGCGGGCGTGGCCTCGGCAGGCACGTCGAGCTTCTCGACGTCGACGGCGTGCACGGCGACGATGTAGCGGTGCGGGCCGTTCCCGGCGGGCGGGGCGGCTCCGATGAAGCGCTTCAAGCCTGCGTCGTTGGCCAAAGTCACTGCGTCACCGGGAAATCCGCTGGCGCTGCCGTCACCGACGCCGGCGGGCAGCTCGGTGACGGTCGCGGGCAGGTTGAACACCGCCCAGTGCCAGAAACCGGACGCCGTCGGAGCGTCGGGGTCATACACGGTGACGGCGAAACTGCGCGTGGTCTCCGGAAAGCCGGACCAGCTCAGTTGCGGCGAGACATCCGAGCCGCCTGCTCCCATGATGCCGCTGACCTGATCGTTGCCCCACGGCTGCCCGTCGGCGAACGACTCCGAGGTCACGGTGAACGTCGGCAGCTCGGGCAGGAACTCATAGGGGTTGTAGTCAAACGCCATCGGGGGCCGCTCCTTTTTCTTTCGGTTGGTCGATCACGAGTGCAGCAGGAAATTCTCCAGCACCTGCGCGCCGAACATCAGCGCATCCACGGGTACCCGCTCGTCGACGCCATGGAACAACGCCGCGAAGTCCAGTTCGGGCGGCAATCTCAGCGGCGCGAAGCCGAAACAGCGAATGCCCAAGCGGGCGAAGTGTTTTGCATCGGTTCCACCGGAGAGCATGTACGGCACAATGCGCGCCTGCGGGTCTGCCGTCAGGATCGCGTTGTTCATCGCCTCGAGCAGTTCACCGTCGAACGGGGTCTCGTACGACGGCAGGTTGGTGATCCACTCCCGCTTGACGTCGGGGCCGATCAGCTCGTCGACCTCACGCTCGAACGCCGCCAACCTGCCGGGCAGTACCCGGCAGTCCACAACGGCTTCGGCGGTGGCCGGGATGACGTTGGCCTTGTACCCGGCCTTGAGCATCGTCGGGTTGGCGG includes the following:
- a CDS encoding YbhB/YbcL family Raf kinase inhibitor-like protein; this encodes MAFDYNPYEFLPELPTFTVTSESFADGQPWGNDQVSGIMGAGGSDVSPQLSWSGFPETTRSFAVTVYDPDAPTASGFWHWAVFNLPATVTELPAGVGDGSASGFPGDAVTLANDAGLKRFIGAAPPAGNGPHRYIVAVHAVDVEKLDVPAEATPAYLGFNLFSHAIARALITGTYEQN
- a CDS encoding quinone-dependent dihydroorotate dehydrogenase, which gives rise to MYAALRKALFLVPPERIHTVVFAGLRAATTPAPLRKRLAGRLAPQDPVLASTVFGVRFPGPLGLAAGFDKDGIGVHTWGALGFGYAEMGTVTAHAQPGNPAPRMFRLPADRALLNRMGFNNHGSGALASRLTRAHSDVPIGVNIGKTKVTPPEKAADDYAESARILGPLAAYLVVNVSSPNTPGLRDLQSVESLRPILTAVLAQTSTPVLVKIAPDLADQDIDDIADLAVELGLAGIVATNTTVSRDGLATPRVDALGAGGISGPPVAARSAEVLRRLYGRVGDRLVLTSVGGIETADDAWERIVSGASLLQGYTGFVYGGGLWAKTIHDGIARRLHENGFRSLTEAVGSATRSQ
- a CDS encoding DUF5703 family protein, with the translated sequence MPAAWSQAVAEDSGEYEWIPLRLPPDVTRVNASIRLSIEAEYRGWELTRVRLYTDGSRRVLLRRRKRADALPGPDQPAL
- a CDS encoding NHL repeat-containing protein; translation: MLRHVFSPVQLVRPGVAALALALIAGCSSNPVDAPPRTIPAAEAAASPPATEPLPGVLVPLPGGGQAAAFDASTRSLLVLSPGPADRSVVTVLAATAPPKTVELDATATALAVDGDGRAFLSTRGGYFRLDVATGAVSRVDVDGQGDVDFTAIARRADGRLVLGSADGAVYTLSSDTTVGARLKIFARVDAVVTQGDRAVVLDRGQTSVTSLNSDGTSSEHALRAGEGATTMAADAQGRVLVADTRGDELLVYGVNPLILRQRYPVPDSPYGLTGSGDAAGLAWVAQTATNTVVGYDLATGIPVEKVRYRTVQQPNSLAFDDSSGTLYVVSGSGGGVQVIEGAAK